In the genome of Candidatus Delongbacteria bacterium, one region contains:
- a CDS encoding lipid-A-disaccharide synthase N-terminal domain-containing protein has product MDLLHAIGWLGQGAYFVRSLLQWLMSEKLRRSTIPAGFWLLSVLGALALLSYAALRHDAVIILGQAVNLAIYLRNLHLESRPQAALSTSSLRLALGGLALSFLLLCLLSLKLDHSPWMLVGWAGQLIFLTRFPLQWWRAERSGKVDLPATFWWISLLGSTLLLLYATWRHDWVIVSGQAVGLLAYGRNLVLLHRSHVEVVETGSARL; this is encoded by the coding sequence ATGGATTTGCTGCATGCCATCGGCTGGCTGGGACAGGGGGCGTACTTCGTGCGCTCCCTGTTGCAGTGGCTGATGTCCGAAAAGCTGCGCCGCAGCACCATCCCCGCGGGCTTCTGGCTGCTCAGCGTCCTGGGCGCCCTGGCCCTGCTCAGCTACGCGGCCCTGCGCCACGACGCCGTGATCATCCTGGGTCAGGCGGTCAATCTGGCCATCTACCTGCGCAACCTGCACCTGGAATCCCGCCCCCAGGCGGCATTGTCCACTTCCAGCCTGCGGCTGGCCCTGGGCGGCCTCGCGCTCAGTTTCCTGCTGCTCTGCCTGCTCAGCCTGAAGCTGGACCATTCCCCCTGGATGTTGGTGGGCTGGGCCGGGCAGCTGATCTTCCTGACCCGCTTCCCTCTGCAATGGTGGCGGGCCGAGCGCTCGGGCAAGGTGGACCTGCCGGCCACATTCTGGTGGATCAGCCTGCTGGGCTCCACTCTGTTGTTGCTGTACGCGACCTGGCGCCACGACTGGGTCATCGTCAGCGGGCAGGCCGTGGGCTTGCTGGCCTACGGGCGCAACCTGGTCCTCCTCCACCGGAGCCACGTCGAAGTCGTCGAGACCGGTTCGGCCCGGCTGTGA
- a CDS encoding CorA family divalent cation transporter: protein MSAASLRPLAEASFRLEVRAGKGVPRPLNEPGRADPGEGYSWSHLLREQPDSRACLAASGLEPLIQEALLTPETRPRWLSLGSGLLVVLRGVNLNPGAEPEDMVALRVWLEPGRVISVLGRPMFAVQDLQRSLLEGVGPVDPGAWLAAAVRTILDRLGPVMDELGEDGDLLEEEVLRNPKAGLRRRVGQHRRACIEIRRHLAPMREVVTALSLEPDTLLGPVERAHLHEASDRLIRIVEDLDTLRDRAAVTHDELSSHLSDKINSTMFLLSLVAAIFLPLSLLTSLLGINVNGIPGADSPYAFLTVCLILLGVGGLEALFFFLRFWRKDR from the coding sequence ATGAGCGCGGCCTCCCTGCGGCCGCTGGCGGAGGCCAGTTTCCGGCTGGAGGTCCGGGCCGGCAAGGGCGTGCCGCGGCCCCTGAACGAGCCGGGCCGGGCGGATCCGGGCGAAGGCTACAGCTGGAGCCACCTGCTCCGCGAGCAGCCCGATTCTCGGGCCTGTCTGGCGGCATCCGGCCTGGAGCCGCTGATCCAGGAGGCCCTGCTGACCCCGGAGACCCGGCCGCGCTGGCTGAGCCTGGGCAGCGGCTTGCTGGTGGTGTTGCGCGGTGTGAACCTCAATCCGGGCGCGGAGCCCGAGGACATGGTGGCGCTGCGGGTCTGGCTGGAACCCGGGCGGGTGATCTCCGTGCTGGGCCGGCCGATGTTCGCGGTCCAGGATCTGCAGCGCTCCCTGCTGGAGGGCGTGGGTCCGGTGGATCCCGGCGCCTGGCTGGCGGCCGCGGTGCGCACCATCCTGGATCGGCTGGGTCCCGTCATGGACGAGCTGGGGGAGGACGGCGACCTGCTGGAGGAGGAGGTGCTGCGCAATCCCAAGGCCGGCCTGCGCCGGCGCGTGGGCCAGCACCGGCGGGCCTGCATCGAGATCCGGCGCCACCTGGCCCCCATGCGCGAGGTGGTCACGGCCCTCTCGCTGGAGCCGGACACCCTGCTGGGTCCCGTGGAGCGCGCCCACCTGCACGAGGCCTCGGACCGCCTGATCCGCATCGTGGAGGATTTGGACACCCTGCGCGACCGGGCCGCCGTCACCCACGACGAACTGAGTTCGCACCTGTCCGACAAGATCAACTCCACCATGTTCCTGCTCTCGCTGGTGGCGGCGATCTTCCTGCCCCTCAGTCTGTTGACCAGCCTGCTGGGCATCAACGTCAACGGCATTCCCGGGGCCGACAGCCCCTACGCCTTCCTGACGGTCTGCCTGATCCTGCTTGGGGTGGGCGGGCTGGAGGCCCTGTTCTTCTTCTTGCGCTTCTGGCGAAAGGACCGCTGA
- a CDS encoding flavin reductase family protein, which translates to MSEPRYLNLGLEARSPQAAYHLLTALVIPRPVAWISSLNPDGGANLAPFSFFNCICADPPLLLVSFARRDGGPKDTVRNLRERPEFVVNLPGRAQAREVFESAAELPYGESELTALGLHTLPSVRVAAPRVAGTHTQLECRVERWLELGNGPVDLLIGRILAAHVREDALDERGRPRPEVLDPLARLGGGLFAGLDEAFKVDHAGT; encoded by the coding sequence ATGAGTGAGCCCCGCTACCTGAACCTCGGGTTGGAGGCGCGCAGTCCGCAGGCGGCCTATCACCTGCTGACCGCGCTGGTGATTCCCCGGCCCGTGGCCTGGATCAGCAGCCTGAACCCGGACGGCGGCGCCAACCTGGCGCCTTTTTCCTTTTTCAACTGCATCTGCGCGGATCCGCCCCTGCTGCTGGTGAGCTTCGCCCGGCGGGACGGCGGGCCCAAGGACACGGTGCGCAATCTGCGCGAGCGGCCGGAGTTCGTGGTGAACCTGCCCGGCCGGGCCCAGGCCCGGGAGGTGTTCGAGAGTGCGGCCGAGCTGCCCTACGGCGAGAGCGAACTGACGGCGCTGGGGCTGCACACCCTGCCGTCCGTGCGGGTGGCGGCGCCCCGGGTGGCGGGCACGCACACCCAGCTGGAATGTCGCGTGGAGCGCTGGCTGGAGCTGGGCAACGGCCCGGTGGACCTGCTGATCGGGCGGATCCTCGCCGCCCACGTGCGCGAGGACGCGCTGGACGAGCGCGGCCGGCCCCGGCCCGAAGTGCTGGATCCGCTGGCACGCCTGGGCGGCGGCCTGTTCGCGGGCCTGGACGAAGCCTTCAAGGTGGACCATGCTGGGACATGA
- a CDS encoding heavy metal-associated domain-containing protein, with protein MAERSIVVGGMNCGHCTAQVKKTLESLAPGLAAEVELERGRVRLSGDALPDAATLAEALSRVGFTYGGVLDE; from the coding sequence ATGGCGGAACGGAGCATCGTCGTGGGCGGCATGAACTGCGGCCACTGCACGGCACAGGTGAAAAAGACCCTCGAATCGCTGGCCCCGGGGCTGGCAGCGGAGGTGGAGCTGGAGCGCGGCCGGGTGCGCTTGAGCGGGGACGCGCTGCCCGACGCGGCGACCCTGGCGGAGGCTCTCTCCCGGGTCGGCTTCACCTACGGCGGCGTGCTGGATGAGTGA
- a CDS encoding glycosyltransferase family 2 protein, with protein sequence MSTPDFSLIIPLYNEEESVAALAAEVESALAGLDWECLWVDDGSRDGTAGCVRRLATAQPRHRLLRLARNCGQSAALLAGLDEARGRLLGTLDGDGQNDPADLPRMIALQRAGGADLVNGRRAVRRDSWLRRVSSRVANSWRNALTGESVADVGCAIRVFRRECARHLPPFKGMHRFLPTLIRLDGWSLVELEVAHRPRQRGVSKYGVGNRLWVGILDTFGVMWLKRRHAHYQLATEDAPDGPNS encoded by the coding sequence ATGTCCACGCCCGATTTCAGTCTGATCATCCCTCTTTACAATGAGGAAGAGTCCGTCGCCGCCTTGGCGGCCGAGGTGGAGTCCGCCCTGGCCGGGCTGGACTGGGAGTGCCTCTGGGTAGACGACGGTTCCCGGGACGGCACGGCGGGCTGCGTGCGGAGGCTGGCGACCGCCCAGCCCCGCCACCGGCTGCTGCGGCTGGCGCGCAACTGCGGCCAGAGCGCGGCGCTGCTGGCTGGGCTGGACGAGGCCCGCGGCCGCCTGCTGGGCACCCTGGACGGCGACGGCCAGAACGACCCGGCCGACCTGCCGCGGATGATCGCCTTGCAGCGCGCCGGCGGCGCCGATTTGGTGAACGGACGGCGGGCCGTCCGCCGGGACAGCTGGCTGCGCAGGGTGTCCTCGCGGGTCGCCAACAGCTGGCGCAATGCCCTGACCGGCGAGAGCGTGGCCGACGTGGGCTGCGCCATCCGCGTGTTCCGCCGGGAGTGCGCGCGGCACCTGCCGCCTTTCAAGGGCATGCACCGCTTCCTGCCCACCCTGATCCGGCTGGATGGCTGGAGCCTGGTGGAGCTGGAGGTGGCGCACCGCCCGCGCCAACGCGGCGTGTCCAAGTACGGCGTGGGCAACCGCCTCTGGGTGGGCATTCTGGACACCTTCGGGGTGATGTGGCTGAAGCGGCGCCACGCGCATTATCAATTGGCAACGGAGGACGCACCGGATGGCCCGAACTCCTGA
- a CDS encoding glycosyltransferase family 39 protein, which yields MSRRRDWLWALLLLTALQAVSLHKSFWGAHGEARRAEVAREVLEDGHWLVPTLLGEPFLTKPPLLYWAGAGSMALFGVSEWAVRLPALLAALLAWLAMLSLARSYAEDLAEVGSPPDHTPEEAALALLGLPLFLAMSLNAETEPLLLACGLWAVAGVLRLPPRGQPRSWPGLLLPIVALSLGFLVKGPLGWIFPLLGLVAFESGLPVQRRRLGAADWLWLLLGQLPLVLPWFLLVLARHPDALQIWLGESVARVTDAGFQVHREPWWYYLPQLAVFLPALLWLDPRVWRERTRRIPLLWLGAGVLFLSLAASKRGHYLLSLAPAAALLVLAAGPPGRWSRWRDRLLGVLTVLLALLFPAALLLLTARGWLTFSPALLAGWVLALAALALWWRPPVRGSLARWGLVLLTVLLGGAFSLLPALDAYRSPKAFYLEAAALATDGRPLVNWRNDRYSASFHLRRPVRPARTVEDLARLLPRGGWLLSQEQDLKDLPVPMDIVLRRMQRDPFQADHQRRWVLARVGPPASASPDRP from the coding sequence ATGAGCCGCCGGCGGGATTGGCTCTGGGCCCTCCTGTTGTTGACGGCCCTCCAGGCTGTCTCCCTCCACAAGAGCTTCTGGGGCGCCCACGGCGAGGCCCGGCGCGCCGAGGTGGCCCGCGAGGTGCTCGAGGACGGCCACTGGTTGGTGCCCACCCTGCTGGGCGAACCCTTCCTGACCAAGCCGCCGCTGCTCTATTGGGCCGGCGCCGGCTCCATGGCCCTGTTCGGGGTCTCCGAGTGGGCCGTGCGTTTACCGGCGCTGCTGGCCGCCCTGCTGGCCTGGCTGGCCATGCTCTCCCTGGCCCGCTCCTACGCGGAGGACCTGGCGGAAGTGGGGTCGCCGCCGGACCACACGCCGGAAGAGGCGGCCCTGGCCCTGCTGGGCCTGCCCCTCTTCCTGGCCATGAGCCTGAATGCCGAGACCGAACCCCTGCTGCTGGCCTGCGGTCTCTGGGCCGTGGCCGGCGTGCTGCGCCTGCCGCCCCGAGGGCAGCCCCGCTCCTGGCCCGGTCTGCTGCTGCCCATCGTCGCGCTGAGTCTGGGCTTTCTGGTGAAGGGGCCGCTGGGCTGGATCTTTCCGCTGCTGGGCCTCGTGGCTTTCGAGAGCGGGCTGCCCGTCCAGCGGCGCCGGCTGGGGGCGGCGGACTGGCTCTGGCTGCTGCTGGGCCAGCTGCCCCTGGTGCTGCCCTGGTTCCTGCTGGTGCTGGCCCGGCACCCGGACGCCCTGCAAATCTGGCTGGGGGAGAGCGTCGCCCGCGTGACCGACGCCGGGTTCCAGGTCCACCGGGAGCCCTGGTGGTACTATCTGCCGCAGCTGGCGGTCTTCCTGCCCGCCCTGCTCTGGCTGGACCCGCGCGTCTGGCGGGAGCGAACCCGGCGCATCCCCCTGCTCTGGCTGGGCGCCGGCGTGCTCTTCCTCAGCCTGGCGGCCAGCAAGCGCGGGCACTATCTGCTCTCCCTGGCCCCGGCGGCGGCCCTGCTGGTTCTCGCGGCGGGTCCGCCCGGCCGCTGGAGCCGTTGGCGCGACCGGCTGCTGGGTGTCCTGACGGTCCTGCTCGCCTTGCTTTTTCCCGCAGCTCTTCTCTTGTTGACGGCCCGGGGTTGGCTGACCTTCTCTCCGGCCCTGCTGGCGGGTTGGGTTCTGGCCCTGGCGGCGCTGGCCCTCTGGTGGCGGCCGCCCGTACGCGGCAGCCTGGCCCGCTGGGGCCTGGTGCTGTTGACGGTCCTGCTGGGCGGGGCCTTCAGCCTGCTGCCGGCGCTGGACGCCTACCGCAGCCCCAAGGCCTTCTACCTGGAGGCCGCGGCGCTGGCCACGGACGGACGGCCGCTGGTCAACTGGCGCAACGACCGCTACTCGGCCTCCTTCCACTTGCGGCGGCCGGTCCGGCCGGCCCGCACGGTGGAGGATCTGGCCCGACTCTTGCCCCGGGGTGGTTGGCTGCTGAGCCAGGAGCAGGATTTGAAAGATCTGCCCGTGCCGATGGATATCGTGTTGCGCCGGATGCAGCGGGACCCCTTCCAGGCCGATCATCAACGAAGATGGGTGCTGGCGCGCGTGGGGCCTCCGGCCAGTGCGAGCCCGGACCGACCATAG
- a CDS encoding helix-turn-helix transcriptional regulator, protein MAFSHRLFEHRLLIAGYFTLCTVFLVGDPLLDLQGGESLLHILVETSMATLIMAGVLVIVWDMRQERKRRRRLEADLLDAHSDVARWRQEAQALLAGLGSAIDRQFQRWGLTPAERDVGILLLKGLSHKEVADIRKTSERTVRQQARELYRKADVGGRAELSAWFLEDLLLPDSAAQHKEAAPEPVAAEPDADEEDA, encoded by the coding sequence ATGGCCTTTTCTCATCGACTCTTCGAGCATCGCCTGCTGATCGCGGGCTACTTCACCCTCTGCACGGTCTTCCTGGTGGGGGATCCCCTGCTGGATCTGCAGGGCGGCGAGAGCCTGCTGCACATCCTGGTGGAAACCAGCATGGCCACGCTGATCATGGCGGGCGTGCTGGTCATCGTCTGGGACATGCGGCAGGAGCGCAAGCGCCGCCGCCGGCTGGAGGCGGATCTGCTGGACGCCCACAGCGACGTGGCCCGCTGGCGCCAGGAGGCCCAGGCGCTGCTGGCCGGGCTGGGATCGGCCATCGACCGCCAATTCCAGCGCTGGGGGTTGACCCCGGCGGAGCGCGACGTGGGCATTCTGTTGCTCAAGGGTCTCAGCCACAAGGAAGTGGCGGACATCCGGAAGACCAGCGAGCGGACCGTGCGTCAGCAGGCTCGGGAATTGTACCGCAAGGCGGATGTGGGCGGCCGGGCCGAACTCTCCGCCTGGTTCCTGGAGGACCTTCTGCTGCCGGATTCGGCGGCCCAGCACAAAGAAGCCGCCCCGGAGCCAGTGGCGGCGGAGCCGGACGCGGACGAGGAGGACGCATGA
- a CDS encoding carbonic anhydrase, translating to MDTCHASLTPLFHNNRAWAAGMRAADPDFFTRLVDQQNPRWLWIGCSDSRVPANQIIGLDPGEVFVHRNVANLVQPGDLNCMSMLQFAVEVLRVEHVIVCGHYDCGGVRAALEDSAHGLVDYWIWSIREMRTRHAAGLAGLAGRQLRDTLCELNIIEQVERLAKTKILREAWERDWPVQVHGLVYRLADGLIQDLGVSLDCSGSQIERVRAAEQACLVRGRAQGE from the coding sequence ATGGACACCTGCCACGCCAGCCTGACGCCGCTGTTCCACAACAACCGCGCCTGGGCCGCCGGCATGCGCGCGGCGGATCCCGACTTCTTTACGCGTTTGGTGGATCAGCAGAATCCGCGCTGGCTCTGGATCGGCTGCTCGGATTCGCGCGTGCCCGCCAACCAGATCATCGGGCTGGATCCGGGCGAGGTCTTCGTGCATCGCAACGTGGCCAACCTGGTGCAGCCCGGCGATCTGAACTGCATGTCCATGCTGCAGTTCGCCGTGGAGGTGCTGCGCGTGGAGCACGTGATCGTCTGCGGCCACTACGACTGCGGCGGCGTGCGCGCGGCCCTGGAGGACAGCGCCCACGGCCTGGTGGACTACTGGATCTGGAGCATCCGCGAAATGCGCACGCGGCACGCGGCGGGTCTGGCGGGGCTGGCCGGCCGGCAGCTGCGGGACACGCTCTGCGAACTCAACATCATTGAACAGGTGGAGCGCCTGGCCAAGACCAAGATCCTGCGCGAGGCCTGGGAGCGCGACTGGCCCGTCCAGGTGCACGGCCTGGTCTACCGGCTGGCGGACGGTCTGATCCAGGACCTGGGCGTCAGCCTGGATTGCTCCGGCTCACAGATCGAGCGGGTGCGCGCGGCCGAACAGGCCTGCCTGGTCCGTGGCCGGGCGCAGGGCGAATAG